A portion of the Cellulophaga algicola DSM 14237 genome contains these proteins:
- the rny gene encoding ribonuclease Y, giving the protein MDSITIGIIAVLIGVAIGFAVAKFMEKGKASKTIQNAKKEANRFLKDANVEGENIKKEKIFQAKEKFLELKAEHEKVINSKDKKIGEAEKRTRDKESQISSELAKNKKLSDQLESQIKDVEYKHEFFDKKQSELDKLHKNQVQQLEVISGLSAEEAKGQLLESLRETAKSDAMSYMQATMEEAKLTAQQEAKKIIINTIQRIGTEEAVENCVSVFNLESDDVKGRIIGREGRNIRALEAATGVEIVVDDTPEAIILSCFDSVRREVARLSLHKLVTDGRIHPARIEEIVKKTEKQIEQEIVEIGKRTVIDLGIHGLHPELIKAVGRMKYRSSYGQNLLQHSREVAKLCGVMAAELGLNTKMAKRAGLLHDIGKVPNTEAEMETPHAILGMQWAEKFGEKPDVCNAIGAHHDEIEMKTLIAPIVQVCDAISGARPGARRQVLDSYIQRLKDLEEIAFGFGGVQKAYAIQAGRELRVIVESEKVTDDKAAELSFEISQKIQTDMTYPGQVKVTVIRETRAVNVAK; this is encoded by the coding sequence ATGGATAGTATAACAATAGGGATAATAGCAGTGTTAATTGGTGTAGCAATTGGCTTTGCTGTTGCAAAATTTATGGAAAAAGGGAAAGCCTCTAAAACCATACAAAATGCAAAGAAAGAGGCAAATCGCTTTTTAAAAGATGCCAATGTAGAAGGGGAGAATATTAAAAAAGAAAAGATTTTTCAGGCTAAAGAAAAGTTTTTAGAACTTAAAGCAGAGCATGAAAAAGTAATCAATAGCAAGGATAAAAAAATTGGTGAAGCTGAAAAAAGAACTAGAGATAAAGAGTCTCAAATAAGCAGTGAGCTTGCAAAGAATAAAAAACTTAGTGATCAATTAGAGAGTCAAATTAAAGATGTTGAATACAAACATGAGTTTTTTGATAAAAAACAATCGGAATTAGATAAACTCCACAAAAATCAAGTACAACAATTAGAAGTAATTTCTGGTTTATCTGCAGAAGAAGCAAAAGGACAGCTTTTAGAATCACTTCGTGAAACTGCTAAATCTGATGCTATGTCGTATATGCAAGCGACAATGGAAGAAGCGAAGTTAACCGCCCAACAAGAAGCTAAGAAAATTATAATAAATACCATTCAACGTATCGGTACTGAAGAAGCTGTTGAAAACTGTGTTTCTGTTTTTAACCTTGAATCAGATGACGTTAAAGGTAGAATTATTGGTCGTGAAGGGCGTAACATTAGAGCCTTAGAAGCTGCTACCGGAGTAGAAATAGTTGTTGATGATACTCCAGAAGCAATTATCCTTTCTTGTTTTGATTCTGTTCGAAGAGAAGTTGCTAGATTGTCGTTACATAAATTAGTTACAGATGGTCGTATTCACCCAGCACGTATTGAGGAGATCGTTAAAAAGACAGAAAAACAGATTGAACAAGAAATTGTAGAAATAGGGAAACGTACGGTAATTGATTTAGGTATTCATGGTTTACATCCTGAATTAATAAAAGCTGTTGGTAGAATGAAATACCGTTCTTCTTACGGACAAAATTTACTACAACACTCTAGAGAAGTTGCAAAACTTTGTGGTGTAATGGCTGCAGAGCTTGGTTTAAATACCAAAATGGCTAAAAGAGCAGGTTTATTACATGATATAGGTAAAGTGCCTAATACAGAAGCAGAGATGGAGACTCCTCATGCTATTTTAGGGATGCAGTGGGCAGAGAAGTTTGGGGAAAAACCAGATGTGTGTAACGCAATTGGTGCTCACCATGATGAAATAGAAATGAAAACCTTAATCGCTCCTATCGTTCAAGTTTGTGATGCGATTAGTGGTGCAAGACCAGGAGCAAGAAGACAAGTTTTAGATTCATACATACAACGTCTTAAAGATTTAGAAGAAATAGCCTTTGGTTTTGGCGGTGTGCAAAAAGCATACGCAATACAAGCGGGTAGAGAATTACGTGTTATTGTAGAGTCTGAAAAAGTAACCGATGATAAAGCAGCTGAGTTGTCTTTTGAGATTTCTCAAAAAATACAAACAGATATGACCTACCCAGGTCAAGTTAAAGTAACTGTTATCCGCGAAACTAGAGCCGTGAATGTAGCGAAATAG
- a CDS encoding cell division protein ZapA: MAEKLKIKLSIADRVYPLTIDPSQEEGLRKAAKNIEQLAKNFESNYAVRDKQDVLAMCALQFASKIEQRSIEQMEDTTEVTAKLKALDDLVSEKLGVK; the protein is encoded by the coding sequence ATGGCGGAAAAGCTCAAAATAAAACTTTCTATTGCCGATAGAGTCTATCCATTAACGATAGATCCTAGTCAAGAAGAAGGTTTGCGTAAAGCAGCTAAAAATATAGAGCAGCTTGCTAAAAATTTTGAGAGTAATTATGCAGTAAGAGATAAGCAAGATGTATTGGCAATGTGTGCCTTGCAGTTTGCTTCGAAGATAGAACAACGCAGTATTGAACAAATGGAAGATACCACAGAAGTCACGGCAAAATTAAAAGCCTTGGATGATTTGGTCTCTGAAAAGCTAGGTGTAAAATAG
- a CDS encoding M23 family metallopeptidase, producing the protein MKATIFGLVFLFFSTAFAQENYPKDAFRSPLDIPLVLAGTFGELRSNHFHSGIDIKTQQREGLKAYAIADGTVTRIKVSLWGYGKVIYIAHPNGYTSVYGHLQKFSPKIEEYINKLQYKKQAFEVEVFPDFGELKVEKGELIAYTGNTGGSSGPHLHFEIRSSVSEKPTNPLLYGYDIKDNTVPILSSLYVYPLSKGSQVNQSANKLELKFSKQSDGTFLAEKVYATGTIGFGINSFDRQDLAANQNGLYQVQQLVNGKIYTDYDLESFSFGESRYINTLIDYQHFGRYRQRIQKLFKMPRNNMSIYNEVYNNGEITISEGLSYNVEILMKDFENNTTKVIIPVEGKKEVLKISKNEDKTEQFLVAKKPNTYDLGGAQVYFPSNTFYEDFYIDLKKGKDTVTIHNSTVPAHQNFTITFDSSKYSQEDKKQLFIARLDSKLRPSHMTTYKRGNTFSTRTRNLGTYTIAKDSIAPKVRATNFKEKQWLSNYKYLSLQISDDLSGIDTYSATLNGKWILMEYEPKKNTITYNFDANILDQKECNLEVVVTDNVGNSTTFKSSFYRK; encoded by the coding sequence ATGAAAGCAACCATATTTGGTTTAGTATTCCTTTTTTTTAGTACAGCATTTGCCCAAGAAAATTATCCTAAAGACGCCTTTAGATCACCGCTAGATATTCCTTTAGTTTTAGCAGGAACTTTTGGTGAACTTAGAAGTAACCATTTTCACAGTGGTATTGATATAAAAACACAGCAACGTGAAGGTCTAAAAGCTTATGCAATTGCAGACGGAACAGTAACAAGAATAAAAGTATCTTTATGGGGATATGGAAAGGTAATCTATATAGCTCACCCTAACGGGTATACGTCTGTATATGGGCACCTTCAGAAATTTTCTCCTAAAATAGAAGAGTACATTAATAAACTACAATACAAAAAACAGGCTTTTGAAGTAGAAGTATTTCCTGATTTTGGAGAATTAAAAGTTGAAAAAGGTGAACTTATAGCATATACAGGTAATACAGGTGGTTCTTCCGGGCCTCATCTTCATTTTGAAATTAGAAGCAGTGTTTCTGAAAAACCTACCAATCCTTTATTATATGGGTATGACATTAAAGACAATACCGTCCCTATTTTATCTAGCTTATATGTGTACCCGCTGAGTAAGGGGAGCCAAGTAAACCAAAGTGCCAATAAATTAGAATTGAAATTCTCAAAACAAAGCGATGGGACTTTTCTTGCCGAAAAAGTATATGCTACTGGAACAATAGGTTTTGGAATAAATTCTTTTGACAGACAAGATTTAGCCGCCAACCAAAACGGACTGTACCAAGTGCAACAGCTTGTCAACGGAAAAATATATACGGATTATGACTTAGAGTCTTTTTCTTTTGGAGAGAGTAGATACATTAACACCTTAATAGATTACCAGCATTTTGGAAGATACCGTCAGCGAATTCAAAAACTATTTAAAATGCCTCGTAATAACATGAGTATTTATAATGAGGTTTATAATAATGGTGAAATAACTATTTCTGAAGGTCTTAGCTACAATGTTGAAATTCTAATGAAAGACTTTGAGAATAATACCACCAAAGTAATTATACCTGTAGAAGGGAAAAAAGAAGTTTTAAAAATTTCTAAAAATGAAGATAAAACAGAGCAATTTTTAGTAGCAAAAAAACCAAACACGTATGATTTAGGTGGCGCTCAAGTATATTTTCCTTCAAATACATTTTATGAAGATTTTTATATCGATCTTAAAAAAGGAAAAGACACGGTAACCATTCACAACAGTACAGTTCCTGCACACCAAAATTTTACAATTACTTTTGATAGCTCAAAATATTCTCAAGAAGATAAAAAGCAATTATTTATTGCACGATTAGATAGTAAATTGCGCCCTAGCCATATGACCACCTATAAAAGAGGGAATACTTTTTCTACGCGTACTAGAAACTTAGGTACTTACACTATTGCAAAAGATAGTATTGCTCCTAAAGTACGCGCTACTAATTTTAAAGAAAAGCAATGGCTAAGCAATTATAAATACTTGAGTTTACAAATTTCTGATGATTTAAGTGGCATAGATACGTATTCTGCCACCTTAAATGGAAAGTGGATTTTAATGGAATACGAGCCTAAAAAAAATACTATTACCTATAATTTTGATGCAAATATCTTAGACCAAAAAGAATGCAACTTAGAAGTTGTTGTCACAGATAACGTAGGAAATAGCACTACCTTTAAGAGTTCATTCTATAGAAAATAG